A genomic window from Candidatus Bathyarchaeia archaeon includes:
- a CDS encoding zinc-binding alcohol dehydrogenase, with protein MLKGKRIVFKDIGLVEVEDFIPDKPGPKQVLIESVSTLISPGTETAFLMALPNTPAKFPMYPGYSNAGIVCAKGEAVSSFNVGDRVVSQKPHASHVLAEEKEIEKIPSNLSFDEASFFALASIAMQGIRKADIEIGESVLVLGQGLVGNLALQLSKLSGGIPVIGVDVYDYRLDVAKKCGADETLNPSKVDLRDAVTKITEGKGVDVVIEATGNPDAIPLALELVGTRGRVVLLGSPRGVSTVNFYSLVHRKGAMIIGAHNNVRPYYESSRRFWTQRDDVKLSLKLLSRGLLKVRDLITEKVRFEAAANAYRKIIESRESTLGIILEWKKT; from the coding sequence ATGTTGAAGGGGAAACGCATTGTTTTCAAAGATATAGGTTTAGTTGAAGTAGAAGATTTCATCCCGGATAAACCCGGTCCTAAACAGGTGCTTATAGAGAGCGTTTCAACGTTAATTAGTCCCGGCACGGAGACAGCGTTTTTAATGGCTTTGCCGAATACGCCTGCAAAGTTCCCTATGTATCCGGGCTACTCGAATGCTGGAATAGTGTGCGCTAAAGGTGAAGCCGTTTCATCATTTAATGTGGGCGACAGAGTGGTTTCACAGAAACCTCATGCCAGCCACGTGCTCGCCGAAGAAAAAGAGATAGAGAAAATACCTAGCAATCTATCCTTTGACGAGGCGTCATTCTTCGCTTTAGCTTCCATAGCGATGCAAGGGATTAGAAAAGCGGACATAGAGATCGGAGAATCTGTTCTGGTTCTAGGTCAAGGGCTGGTTGGCAACTTAGCCCTACAATTATCGAAGCTGAGCGGAGGGATACCTGTAATAGGCGTCGACGTTTATGATTATAGGTTGGATGTGGCGAAGAAATGCGGCGCCGACGAAACATTGAATCCCAGCAAAGTAGACTTAAGGGACGCGGTGACGAAAATCACGGAGGGAAAGGGTGTCGACGTTGTCATTGAGGCTACAGGTAACCCGGACGCAATTCCCCTAGCGCTTGAACTTGTGGGAACGCGTGGAAGAGTCGTTCTTCTGGGCAGCCCAAGAGGCGTTTCAACAGTCAACTTTTATAGCTTGGTTCATAGGAAAGGCGCCATGATAATAGGGGCCCACAACAATGTTAGGCCATACTATGAGTCAAGCCGCAGGTTCTGGACGCAGAGAGATGATGTAAAACTAAGTTTGAAACTATTAAGCAGGGGGCTTCTAAAAGTTCGAGACCTAATTACTGAGAAAGTGCGGTTTGAGGCGGCGGCAAACGCGTACAGAAAGATCATTGAATCAAGGGAATCCACTCTGGGAATAATTTTAGAGTGGAAGAAAACATGA
- a CDS encoding aldehyde ferredoxin oxidoreductase family protein — MVGGYAGKIVEVNLSNGRVKEENLDLSLARRLIGCLGISSKIMLEMVDRDVEPLSPENKLIFATGVLTGSNAPAACKSIIVSRSPLTNIWGESIFSANSGIELKRAGYDMLLMDGKAEKPVYLWIHDGGVEIRDASGIWGMDTFTACESIKKDLGERKAAVASIGPAGERLVRLASIISDNGRAAGRCGLGAVMGSKNLKAIAVLGSRRIDVANPEALAGLSREIVEIVKDRMKAFTEYGTSRGVVAFEEMGNLPIKNWTMGRFPGAEKISGMKMAETILSDRKSCFSCPVACGRYVKISEGPYAPLEGYGPEYETIAALGSLCMNDNLEAIAKANDLCNRFGLDTISVGATIAFAMECYEKGIVTKEDTGGVELRWGDPDAIIKMVVLIGRREGFGAILGEGVKRAAEIIGKGAERYAMHVKGLEIPMHNPYRFKEMGLQYAVSERGACHLRGLSMLPSRGILLPDIGFNEKLDGFAIEGKAHVVKVMQDVCRVVDALGICKFVYLFGGVPLRKIVQLYTAVTGWETTLEDLLRAGERIWMLQRLFNVRMGVSRKDDTLPRRFLEEPMVDGAAKGQTVNLEPMLEEYYVERGLDCEGRPRREKLLELGLDFTAKYVDW; from the coding sequence ATGGTTGGAGGATACGCTGGTAAAATCGTGGAGGTTAATCTTTCTAACGGACGCGTTAAAGAGGAAAACTTGGATCTCTCGTTGGCTAGGAGATTAATTGGGTGTCTAGGAATATCCTCTAAGATTATGCTTGAGATGGTTGATAGAGATGTGGAGCCTTTAAGCCCGGAAAACAAGCTTATTTTCGCCACAGGGGTGCTAACGGGGTCTAATGCGCCGGCTGCCTGCAAATCTATTATAGTTTCAAGGTCTCCTCTAACAAATATTTGGGGCGAATCCATTTTTTCAGCCAACAGCGGCATCGAGCTTAAGCGTGCTGGGTACGATATGCTTCTGATGGATGGAAAAGCTGAGAAACCGGTCTATCTTTGGATACATGACGGCGGCGTTGAAATTAGGGATGCCAGCGGCATTTGGGGCATGGACACGTTTACAGCATGCGAGTCCATAAAGAAGGATTTGGGTGAAAGAAAGGCGGCTGTAGCATCTATTGGGCCAGCTGGCGAGAGACTTGTTAGATTAGCCTCCATTATAAGCGATAACGGTAGGGCTGCTGGGAGATGCGGTTTAGGCGCAGTTATGGGTTCAAAGAACCTGAAAGCCATAGCGGTGCTGGGTTCACGGAGAATAGATGTTGCTAACCCTGAAGCGCTCGCTGGCCTAAGCAGAGAGATTGTGGAGATTGTGAAGGATAGGATGAAAGCTTTCACGGAATATGGAACATCGAGAGGCGTTGTAGCGTTCGAGGAGATGGGTAACCTGCCAATAAAGAATTGGACAATGGGGAGATTTCCCGGAGCTGAGAAAATCTCAGGCATGAAAATGGCTGAAACAATTCTATCTGATAGAAAGTCTTGTTTCTCCTGCCCCGTAGCCTGCGGGAGATACGTTAAGATAAGCGAGGGGCCCTATGCCCCGCTGGAGGGCTATGGCCCAGAATATGAAACTATCGCGGCTTTGGGCTCATTATGCATGAATGATAATCTAGAGGCAATAGCTAAGGCGAACGATCTATGTAACAGGTTTGGTTTAGACACAATATCGGTTGGAGCCACCATAGCCTTCGCGATGGAGTGCTATGAGAAGGGCATAGTGACGAAGGAAGACACTGGAGGAGTCGAGCTGAGGTGGGGTGACCCGGACGCCATAATTAAAATGGTTGTTCTCATCGGTAGGAGAGAAGGGTTCGGGGCAATATTAGGCGAGGGCGTTAAGAGGGCTGCTGAAATTATCGGGAAGGGCGCCGAGAGATACGCTATGCACGTTAAGGGCCTTGAAATACCCATGCATAATCCCTATAGGTTTAAGGAGATGGGGTTGCAGTACGCTGTATCGGAGAGGGGGGCTTGCCACTTGAGGGGGCTTTCAATGCTCCCATCCAGAGGGATTCTTCTTCCAGACATCGGGTTTAACGAGAAGCTCGATGGATTCGCCATTGAGGGGAAAGCCCATGTGGTCAAGGTAATGCAGGATGTTTGCCGCGTTGTTGACGCTCTAGGAATCTGCAAGTTCGTCTATCTATTCGGCGGCGTCCCCTTAAGGAAGATCGTGCAACTATACACTGCGGTAACCGGTTGGGAAACAACATTAGAGGATCTCTTGAGGGCTGGTGAGAGAATATGGATGCTCCAGAGACTGTTTAACGTTAGAATGGGAGTTAGCCGCAAAGACGACACCTTACCCAGAAGATTTCTAGAGGAACCTATGGTTGATGGCGCAGCTAAAGGGCAAACTGTTAATTTAGAACCTATGCTCGAAGAATATTACGTTGAGCGCGGACTAGACTGCGAGGGAAGACCAAGAAGAGAGAAGCTGCTTGAGCTCGGATTAGACTTCACCGCCAAATATGTCGACTGGTGA
- a CDS encoding MoaD/ThiS family protein, with translation MVRVKIILLDENLRKSIAEKEIVFELPEGSTIRELLKKAMERYGEAFVKALRPEVSIMLNGQNIEFLGGFNAKLADGDRVAIVPIVAGG, from the coding sequence GTGGTAAGAGTCAAGATTATACTGTTAGACGAGAATTTAAGGAAAAGTATCGCTGAAAAAGAAATAGTTTTTGAGCTTCCGGAAGGATCCACCATTAGAGAACTGCTGAAGAAAGCTATGGAGCGGTACGGCGAAGCATTTGTAAAGGCGTTGAGGCCGGAGGTGTCCATAATGTTGAACGGGCAAAACATAGAGTTTCTAGGAGGGTTTAACGCGAAGCTCGCGGATGGGGATCGGGTTGCCATAGTACCTATTGTGGCTGGCGGATGA
- a CDS encoding class II fructose-bisphosphate aldolase, translating to MPLVNEKDLLLPALEEGRAVGAFNANNMEMVQAFIWAAEEVSKELGEPVDLIIQVSPGAAKYAGWSMAAGMVKIAAAETDIRVALNLDHATEISHVKKALETGFTAVLIDGSSLPLEENIRLTRQVVEMCHARGVPVEAELGKIPRIEDYFSKGDIAYLRSLPPAEAVKIIREKAGKSVEELMAKPEDVEYFVKKTGCDFLAAAFGSIHGIWDDIWPIRVDRLIAIQERMRIPLVSHGSSGILMTPKDAERKGIKLLKGEGTLLDAIKTGGVTKVNVATALSIAFIEGFIEAYKANPSEKDFRNFGDAARRRVKEKVKEYMRLFAGKVE from the coding sequence ATGCCCCTTGTTAATGAGAAGGATCTGCTTCTACCAGCGTTGGAGGAAGGAAGGGCTGTAGGAGCCTTCAATGCCAACAACATGGAGATGGTTCAAGCATTTATATGGGCTGCTGAAGAGGTAAGTAAAGAGCTGGGTGAACCAGTAGACTTAATAATTCAGGTTAGCCCAGGAGCCGCCAAATACGCAGGCTGGTCTATGGCTGCTGGAATGGTTAAAATAGCTGCCGCCGAAACGGATATTCGAGTTGCATTAAACCTTGATCACGCAACCGAGATCAGCCATGTGAAAAAAGCTCTTGAAACCGGTTTCACAGCGGTTCTCATCGATGGGTCCTCGCTGCCGCTGGAAGAGAATATTCGTTTAACACGTCAGGTCGTTGAAATGTGCCACGCTAGAGGCGTACCGGTTGAGGCTGAATTGGGTAAGATACCTAGAATCGAAGACTACTTCTCTAAGGGAGATATCGCCTATTTAAGGAGCTTGCCGCCAGCTGAAGCTGTAAAGATTATACGTGAAAAAGCCGGTAAATCTGTTGAGGAACTTATGGCTAAGCCTGAAGACGTCGAATACTTCGTTAAGAAGACTGGATGCGATTTTCTCGCCGCAGCGTTTGGCTCGATACATGGCATATGGGACGATATATGGCCTATAAGGGTAGATAGGCTAATAGCTATTCAAGAAAGGATGCGTATACCATTGGTTTCACATGGCTCATCCGGCATCCTAATGACGCCAAAAGACGCTGAGAGAAAAGGAATAAAGCTGCTTAAGGGTGAAGGAACCCTACTAGACGCCATTAAAACCGGCGGGGTGACAAAGGTTAATGTCGCAACAGCCTTATCCATAGCTTTCATAGAGGGCTTCATAGAGGCCTATAAGGCTAATCCAAGCGAAAAAGACTTCCGGAATTTCGGCGACGCTGCCCGCAGGAGAGTTAAGGAGAAAGTTAAAGAGTACATGCGGCTCTTCGCCGGAAAAGTAGAGTAA
- a CDS encoding sugar phosphate isomerase/epimerase family protein — translation MFKISVISDEVSQDLRRVAAFAKRFNLDGVEIRSVWGKGPHLLLREADEIKRILSEYGLKVSAIASPFFKADIDSESEYKEHLDILRRCIELAIKLDAKIIRGFTFWRKGNMEDYIDRILEKYRRPLEILESEDVILGVENEPSTFAGNGRELALFLSKINSKKVGAVWDPGNDIFDPSGEVPYPDGYRYVKGWIVHVHVKDGVRMGSEGKPEVTAFGEGEVAFREQFRALRDDKYGGYISLETHWRPKRKIPEDILMKPGGDEFSYAGEEASEICIRNLLQMLNTL, via the coding sequence ATGTTTAAAATATCGGTCATATCGGATGAGGTATCTCAGGATCTTAGGCGCGTAGCCGCTTTCGCAAAAAGATTTAATCTTGATGGCGTTGAAATTAGGAGCGTCTGGGGAAAGGGGCCGCATCTCCTCCTTCGGGAGGCAGATGAAATCAAGAGAATTTTATCTGAATATGGGTTAAAAGTTAGCGCGATAGCTTCACCTTTCTTTAAGGCGGATATCGACAGTGAAAGCGAGTATAAAGAACATCTAGATATATTAAGAAGATGCATTGAATTAGCGATTAAGCTGGACGCTAAGATAATTAGGGGGTTCACGTTTTGGAGAAAGGGCAATATGGAAGACTACATTGACCGGATACTGGAAAAGTACCGGAGACCCCTAGAGATCTTAGAGAGCGAGGACGTAATTTTAGGCGTTGAAAATGAGCCTTCAACATTTGCTGGAAATGGGAGGGAGCTCGCCCTATTTCTCTCCAAAATTAATTCAAAGAAGGTTGGGGCTGTGTGGGATCCGGGAAACGACATTTTCGACCCATCGGGCGAAGTGCCTTATCCCGACGGTTACAGGTACGTTAAGGGCTGGATTGTCCACGTGCATGTTAAGGATGGCGTTAGGATGGGGAGTGAGGGAAAACCTGAAGTTACAGCCTTCGGTGAGGGCGAAGTAGCCTTTAGGGAGCAGTTTAGAGCCCTGAGAGACGACAAATATGGCGGATATATTTCGCTGGAAACGCATTGGAGGCCTAAAAGAAAGATTCCAGAAGATATTTTAATGAAGCCGGGTGGAGATGAATTCTCCTATGCTGGTGAGGAGGCGTCAGAAATATGTATAAGGAACCTTCTTCAAATGCTGAATACTCTATGA
- a CDS encoding NAD(P)/FAD-dependent oxidoreductase: MEKFDVVIVGAGTAGCMAARTAAKTGLSVCLIDYKDAGSIGDKVCGDAIGKHHFDNLGLRYPSGEELERTIMGIKVYSPNLETVFRLVGEGLHGFIVNRRAFGQRLLKEAMDSGASLLDSTQALEPIIEGGFVRGVIVKDLRTNLKMEIKGRAMIDASGYAAVLRRRLPPEMGIDTTIDRKDEVLCYREIRVLETEIEEPEFCQIYLDLEAAPGGYYWVFPKRGSSVNVGLGVAAIGSFPNPRDQLYKFVLSKQIFEGSRLIHGGGGIVPTRRPLDSFVSNGIVVIGDAACHVNPIHGGGMGPSMMAGKISGEVISEALEKGEPSIENLWPINVRYMKTYGAKQAGLDVFRVFLQNLTNEDINYGMKYRLIKEEDVLKAGLEGDVRLNITDATRRVFIGLGRVSFLRKLYAMARKSKAVKKAYEDYPQSPNEMSKWRLKIQEILKN; encoded by the coding sequence ATGGAGAAATTTGATGTCGTTATTGTCGGCGCTGGAACCGCTGGCTGTATGGCTGCTAGAACCGCCGCAAAAACCGGTTTATCGGTTTGCCTAATCGACTATAAGGATGCTGGATCTATCGGCGACAAAGTATGCGGCGACGCCATAGGAAAACATCACTTCGATAATCTAGGCTTAAGATATCCAAGCGGAGAGGAGCTCGAGAGAACCATAATGGGCATAAAAGTTTACTCGCCGAACCTTGAGACGGTCTTTCGGCTTGTCGGAGAAGGTCTCCACGGCTTTATAGTGAATAGGCGGGCCTTTGGACAAAGGTTGCTTAAGGAAGCCATGGACTCTGGGGCTTCGCTTCTGGATTCAACACAAGCCCTTGAACCAATCATAGAAGGCGGCTTCGTCAGGGGAGTAATCGTTAAAGATCTGAGAACAAATTTAAAGATGGAGATTAAGGGGAGAGCTATGATAGACGCAAGCGGCTACGCCGCTGTACTACGAAGAAGACTCCCGCCTGAGATGGGGATAGATACAACAATAGATAGGAAAGATGAGGTTTTATGCTATAGGGAGATACGCGTCTTAGAGACTGAAATAGAGGAGCCTGAGTTCTGCCAAATATACCTAGACTTGGAGGCTGCGCCGGGCGGATACTACTGGGTTTTCCCCAAGAGGGGAAGCAGCGTCAACGTTGGGTTAGGCGTAGCCGCCATCGGCAGCTTTCCAAACCCAAGAGACCAGCTATACAAGTTTGTTTTAAGCAAGCAGATTTTCGAAGGTTCAAGGCTTATTCACGGCGGGGGCGGCATTGTCCCGACGAGACGCCCGCTAGACTCGTTCGTCAGCAACGGCATAGTTGTTATAGGCGACGCGGCATGCCATGTAAACCCGATTCACGGGGGAGGCATGGGCCCGTCAATGATGGCTGGTAAAATATCCGGAGAGGTTATCTCCGAGGCGCTGGAGAAGGGTGAGCCTAGCATAGAGAATTTATGGCCGATAAATGTACGTTACATGAAGACTTACGGCGCAAAGCAGGCGGGATTAGATGTCTTCCGTGTTTTCCTGCAAAACCTGACGAACGAGGATATTAATTACGGGATGAAGTATAGGCTGATAAAAGAGGAGGACGTCTTGAAGGCTGGGTTAGAGGGGGACGTGCGTTTAAACATAACCGATGCGACGAGGAGAGTTTTCATAGGGCTTGGAAGAGTATCTTTCCTAAGAAAACTGTATGCGATGGCTAGAAAATCTAAGGCCGTTAAAAAAGCCTATGAAGATTACCCGCAGTCGCCTAACGAGATGTCGAAGTGGCGTTTGAAAATTCAGGAAATATTGAAGAATTGA